One part of the Candidatus Cloacimonadota bacterium genome encodes these proteins:
- the rplT gene encoding 50S ribosomal protein L20, which translates to MPRTTNNVAAKKRRKKYLKAAKGYVGGRSKLYRTARQAVEKGWQYAYRDRKAKKREFRKLWIIRINAAARMNDLTYSTLIHGLKKAEVEIDRKVLAHLAFHDMEAFTKLCDLAKNQK; encoded by the coding sequence ATGCCACGCACAACAAATAATGTAGCAGCCAAAAAACGCAGAAAAAAATATTTAAAAGCAGCCAAAGGTTACGTTGGTGGTCGCAGCAAACTTTATCGTACTGCCCGTCAGGCTGTGGAAAAGGGTTGGCAATACGCCTACAGAGATAGAAAAGCCAAAAAAAGAGAATTCAGAAAACTTTGGATCATTCGTATCAACGCAGCTGCCAGAATGAACGATCTTACTTATAGCACCCTGATTCACGGACTGAAAAAAGCTGAAGTTGAAATCGATAGAAAAGTATTAGCTCATTTAGCATTCCACGACATGGAAGCCTTTACCAAGCTTTGTGATTTAGCCAAAAATCAAAAGTAA
- the pheS gene encoding phenylalanine--tRNA ligase subunit alpha codes for MKEELNKVTKSAEQDISQASSLHELMILKSRYVGKKSVLNGFMKKIGSLPKEERPAFGATVNKAKQSIAEILATKEQEIKQQEYNKTLQSQKIDITMPGRRIQRGSLHPITKVWREIEDIFISLGFDVAEGPDVEDEFHNFDALNTPQDHPARDLSDTFYLDDDVLLRTQTSTVQIRVMEKHKPPIKIISPGSCYRNENDASHSPMFHQVEALVVDEGINFVDLRDMLNVFVKKMFGDDIESRFRPHFFPFTEPSAEIDIICVKCHGKGCNVCKGSGWLEMGGAGMVDPNVFDMLGIDSEKYTGYAFGLGMDRIAMLKYKIPDMRMLFENDIRFLKQF; via the coding sequence GTGAAAGAAGAATTAAATAAAGTTACAAAATCGGCAGAACAGGATATTTCTCAGGCATCATCTCTGCACGAGCTGATGATCCTGAAATCCCGTTATGTTGGCAAAAAAAGTGTTTTAAACGGTTTCATGAAGAAAATCGGCAGCCTTCCCAAGGAAGAGCGGCCGGCTTTCGGAGCAACAGTAAATAAAGCAAAGCAGAGTATCGCTGAAATCCTGGCAACAAAAGAACAGGAGATAAAACAGCAGGAATATAATAAAACTCTGCAAAGCCAGAAGATCGATATCACAATGCCGGGAAGAAGGATTCAGCGAGGATCACTTCATCCCATTACAAAAGTCTGGCGAGAGATTGAAGATATTTTTATCTCTTTGGGATTTGATGTAGCTGAAGGACCGGATGTGGAAGATGAATTCCATAATTTCGATGCTTTGAATACTCCGCAGGATCATCCTGCCAGAGATCTTTCCGATACGTTCTATCTTGATGATGACGTTCTTTTGCGAACACAAACTTCCACGGTACAGATTCGCGTGATGGAAAAGCACAAACCACCGATCAAAATTATCTCTCCCGGGAGTTGTTACCGAAATGAAAACGATGCCTCGCATTCTCCCATGTTCCATCAGGTGGAAGCGCTGGTAGTGGATGAAGGAATCAATTTTGTTGATTTGCGCGATATGCTGAATGTGTTCGTGAAAAAGATGTTCGGTGATGATATCGAATCTCGTTTCCGTCCGCATTTCTTTCCGTTCACAGAACCAAGTGCCGAAATCGATATTATTTGTGTAAAATGTCATGGCAAAGGCTGCAACGTCTGCAAAGGCAGCGGTTGGCTGGAAATGGGTGGAGCAGGAATGGTCGATCCCAACGTTTTTGATATGCTGGGAATCGATTCCGAAAAATATACCGGTTATGCTTTCGGCTTGGGAATGGATAGAATTGCCATGCTCAAATACAAAATTCCTGATATGCGAATGCTGTTTGAAAATGATATTAGATTTTTGAAGCAGTTTTAA
- the rpmI gene encoding 50S ribosomal protein L35, whose amino-acid sequence MPKLKTRRAVAKRFKVTGRGKLKRSHAYTGHILTKKSSKRKRNLRKSGLVHSSDEARMKRMMGI is encoded by the coding sequence ATGCCTAAATTAAAAACACGCAGAGCGGTAGCAAAGAGATTTAAAGTTACTGGAAGAGGTAAACTGAAAAGATCTCATGCTTATACCGGACACATTCTTACCAAGAAATCATCAAAAAGAAAACGTAATCTCAGAAAATCCGGTCTTGTTCACAGCTCCGATGAAGCTAGAATGAAAAGAATGATGGGAATCTAA
- the infC gene encoding translation initiation factor IF-3, whose protein sequence is MKPVVPKERINNEITAKTVRLIDENGEQLGVVSIGEAQAKANRTELDLVEISPNANPPVCKIMDFGTYHYKKERKMRESRKKQHIVQTKEVKFGPNTEEHDYTFKKNNAIKFLSQHNKVKFTVRFRGRQLAHKDLGFKLLEKLVDELKDIIEVESEPRSEGRTIYTVVAPKKDIDKILEKQSKEQNE, encoded by the coding sequence ATGAAACCCGTGGTTCCAAAGGAAAGGATCAATAATGAAATTACAGCAAAAACTGTACGGTTGATCGATGAAAATGGAGAACAGTTAGGTGTTGTATCTATTGGAGAAGCACAAGCTAAAGCAAACAGGACAGAACTTGATTTAGTGGAAATTTCACCAAATGCTAACCCACCGGTTTGTAAAATTATGGATTTTGGGACTTATCATTACAAGAAAGAACGAAAAATGCGCGAATCAAGAAAGAAACAGCATATTGTCCAAACTAAAGAAGTTAAATTTGGTCCGAACACGGAAGAGCACGATTATACTTTCAAGAAAAATAATGCGATCAAATTTTTATCTCAACACAATAAAGTTAAATTCACAGTAAGATTCCGCGGACGCCAACTTGCTCACAAAGATTTGGGATTCAAGCTGTTAGAAAAACTGGTTGATGAATTGAAAGATATTATCGAAGTAGAAAGTGAACCAAGAAGTGAAGGTAGAACAATTTACACTGTTGTTGCTCCCAAAAAGGATATCGATAAAATCCTGGAAAAACAGTCCAAAGAACAAAACGAATAA